TTATTTGAACTGGAAAAGCTCAAAAATAACTAAGAAAAATCCGCTGAATATCAGCGGATTTTTTTTTTGCGATTTTATGACCGCCAGAACTTATTTTTTTTTACAGTTATGAATGTTACAAATTGATTTCATTATTTTTACACAAAGAGTTTCTACGTGAATTCTTATTTGAAAATAATAAAGAAAATTATGGAAAAACAAATAAAGCAGATAGGTAATTATACCTTGTCGGTGATGTTTTTTGATTATTTTCTTAATTCTTTTTTCCTGTTTATTTAAAAAAACTTTACAAAAAAATGGAGGGTATTATATAAACTATAAAAATAAGTAAACTTATAGGTCTTTTGTCCTGTTTTGAAAAATGAGCATAATGCATGATAAAAATTAACTGAAAGTACATAGACAGATTATTTCAGATTCTTTACAATTAGGGTTATGATGACGAAATTCAGCAAGGAATTACAAAATTCAGCAAAATCATCCTTTATTGTAAATGAGAGGTGCAAAAATTGAAGTTGTTTTCCAATACAGTATCAACCCTGGAACATGCTTTGAATTACTCTTCAGCAAAGCAGAAAGTTATTTCACAAAATATTGCCAATGTTGATACGCCTAACTACAAGGCGAAGGATGTGTCTTTTAAAGCGGTATTTCAGGAAGTGATGGGACAATCCTTTCAAGCGCATAGATCAGACTCGAGACATTATGATTTCAGCAGCAGGCCAAACAGGATGCCGGGAATCATCAATAAACCAAACATCAATTATAACGAGAATGGAAACAGCGTTGATTTGGATAAAGAAATGGCCGATATGGCAACGAATCAAATTTACTATAATGCGCTGACTGAGAGGATCAATGGTAAATTCAACTCTCTCCAATCGGTCATAAGGGGAGGTAAGTAGGGATGACAATCTTTCATAGCATGAATACGACATCTTCTGCGTTGACTGCACAGCGTCTGAGAATGGATGTCATTTCATCCAACATGGCGAATGTCGATTCAACAAGAGGAGTGAATGGAGAGCCATATCGCAGGAAGATGGTCGTCATGCAGCCGAACGAAGGCAGCTTCTCTTCATTCCTTAATAAAGCAATGGGAAGAACAGATGGCTCAGGAGCAGGAAATGGAGTTAAAGTAACAAAAATCATAGAAGATAGAGAAAACCCGCTCAAAATGGTATACGATCCTGAGCATCCGGATGCTGATGCGGACGGTTATGTTGCATATCCCAATGTGGATCCATTAAGGGAAATGGTGGATTTAATAAGCGCCACACGTTCGTATGAAGCAAACGTTACAGTTTTCAACGCCTCAAAGGGCATGATGATGAAAGCACTTGAAATAGGAAAGTAAGGAGATAACAAAATGAACTCAGCTGGGATCAATTCTGTAACCCAAATGGTTAAGCCGTTTGAAACAAAAGGGTCTACTCCCACATCTACACCATACGAAGCACAGAAAAGTTTTTCGTCCGTACTTAAGCAATCAATAGAAAATTTAAATAAAACTCAGCTTCAGTCGGATGTATTGACAGAAAAATTGGCTCGCGGAGAGAATGTTGATCTCCATCAGGTAATGATCTCAAGTCAAAAGGCAAGCATAACATTGCAGGCCACTATGGAAGTCAGGAATAAAGTGATCGAGGCTTATCAGGAAATAATGAGAATGCAAGTTTAATAATATTGGCTAAAAACTAAGGATATATCGGTTATTAGCTGTAAAAAAAGAAGAGACTTAATAACCGGGGGATTGAAATGAAAGAAACCGTTCAAAAGTATCTACATACAATGAAGGATTTCTGGCAAGGACGTACCAGAAAGCAAAAGATCAGTCTTGGTGCGTCTGTGTTGTTTATATTAACAGTTGCCGGCCTTACAGCTTTCTTTACAACCAGGACCTCACTGGTTCCACTGTACAGTAATCTTTCACCAGCTGAAACTGGAACGATAAAAGAAAGTCTTGATGCCAGAGGGATAGAATCAGAAATAACTGACGGCGGAAAGACAATTATGGTACCTGAACAGTCTGTTGACAACCTGAAGGTAGAGCTGGCTGCTGAAGGGATTCCTAAATCGGGAAGTATTGATTATTCTTTCTTTAGCCAGAATGCCGGGATGGGCATGACAGATAATGAGTTTGGGGTCCTGAAGTTAGAAGCAATGCAAACAGAGCTTGCTAATTTGATGAAAGGCATTGAAGGAGTCAATGATGCAAAGGTAATGATCAATCTTCCAGAGAAAGGGATATTCGTTACTGACGATGCTCAGCCTGCTTCGGCATCTATAGTGCTCAATACGAGTCCTGGATACCAATTCAAGGAAGAGCAGATCACTGCACTATATCATCTGGCTGCGAAAAGTGTTCCAAATCTGCCTACTGATAATATCGTCATCATGAATCAGTTTTTTGAGTATTTTGACTTAAAAAATGAAAAAAATTCCAGTGGGGCTACATTCGCCTCTCAACATGAAATCAAACAAGAGATTGAGAGGGATGTTCAGAGACAAGTCCAGAATATGCTTGGAACCCTTATGGGTCATGAAAAAGTAGTTGTTTCAGTAACTGCCGATATAGACTTTACCCAGGAAAACAGAGAAGAAAACCTCGTGGAGCCTGTTGATAAAGAAAATATGGAAGGTATCGCAATAAGTGCCCAGCGAATTACTGAGACTTTTACCGGAAACGCAGACCAGGCCGGAGGCATCCCTGAAGGCGGAAATCCAGGTGAAACGACTGGATCCCAATATCTTGAGGGAGCAAACGGGAATGGCGATTATGAACGAGTGGAAGAAACTATAAATAATGAAGTAAGCAGAATCCGAAAAGAAATAACTGAAAGCCCGTACAAAGTCAGAGACCTGGGGATTCAAGTGATGGTGGAACCGCCGACGCCTGATGACCCTAATTCACTGCCTCAGGAACGCGTTGAAGATATTACTAGAATCCTTGGAACCATTGTCAGGACAACAATCGATAAAGAGGCACTTGGAACAGAGCTGACTGATGAATTGGTCGAGGACAAAGTCGTCGTATCAGTCCAGCCTTTTAATGGCAAGGTTACATTCGAGAAAAACACAGTCGAAAAGCTTCCTTGGTGGGTATACCTGGTCGGCGGATTATTGCTTGCGGCAATCGTTGTTCTGTTGCTGCTATTCTTGAAGTCAAGAAAGAATAACGTCGAAGAAGAAGAGTATGTCATGGAAGAAAAGTATGAACCGATTCGTGTTCCGGATGTGAACAAGGAATTTGAAACAGAGAGTTCGATGAAGAAAAAACAGCTGGAAAAAATGGCGAAAGAGAAGCCAGAGGATTTCGCGAAGTTATTGCGGACATGGATTTCTGAAGATTAGGAGGGGGACCGACAGTGAGGAAAGACCAAAAAGAGTTAACCGGAAAACAGAAGGCAGCCATCCTCCTGATCTCGCTTGGACCAGATGTTTCTGCTTCTGTGTATAAGCATTTAAGCGAAGAAGAAATCGAAAAACTTACGCTGGAGATATCCGGTGTAAAAAAAGTGGATTCCAGCGCCAAGGAAGAAATACTGGAGGAATTCCATCACATCGCATTGGCTCAAGACTATATCACCCAGGGCGGAATAGGATATGCAAAGACCGTGCTTGAAAAAGCATTGGGAACTGACCAGGCTGCTGTGATTATAAACAGGCTGACATCGTCGCTTCAGGTAAGGCCATTTGATTTTGCCCGTAAAGCCGATGCAGGACAAATACTGAATTTTATCCAAAATGAACATCCGCAAACGATTGCGCTTATCCTTTCATATTTGGATTCTGCTCAGGCAGGACAGATACTATCCGAACTCCCTCAGGAGGTCCAGGCAGATATTGCCCGCCGTATTGCAGTAATGGACAGTACCTCGCCAGAAATCATCAATGAGGTAGAACAAATACTGGAAAGAAAGCTCTCTGCGACCGTGACTCAAGACTATACACAAACCGGAGGAATTGAGGCGGTTGTTGATGTATTGAATGGCGTTGACCGTGCAACCGAGCGCACAATTCTAGATGCCCTGGAAATACAGGATCCAGAGCTGGCCGAGGAAATCAAAAAGCGCATGTTTGTATTTGAAGATATCGTTACCCTTGATAACCGTGCGATCCAGCGTGTCATTCGCGACTGTGAAAACGAGGATCTCATGCTTGCTCTTAAGGTATCAAGCGATGAGGTAAAAGAAATAGTCTTCAAAAATATGTCTAAACGTATGGTCGAAACCTTCCAGGATGAAATGGAATACATGGGCCCTGTAAGGCTGCGTGATGTGGAAGAAGCACAATCAAGGATTGTAGCCATCATCCGTCGACTGGAGGAAGCTGGTGAAATCGTCATTGCCCGTGGCGGGGGAGATGATATCATTGTCTAGGTTAATCAAATCACAGTTCACCACTGCTATGCCAGCCGAAAAGAAAGTGATCTCCATTCGTATGCTCGAAACTACTGGAGAATCTGAAGTTTCACATGTATTTACCCATACAGAGGCTGAGAAGAATAGAATCCTCGACAATGCGGTAAAAGAAGCGAATCGCATTGTTTCACAGGCAGTTGAAGAAGCCGATTATATTCGTCAGCAAATTGAACTGGAAAAGCAGCAGTGGGAGCAGCAAAAAAATTTACTCGCTGAAGAAGCCAGGCAATCCGGTTATGAACAGGGTTTTCAAGAAGGCAGAAACCGGGGCTACGGGGAATACCGACAGACAATAATGTTCGCGCAAGAGACTGTTGAAGCAGCGAAACGGGATTATCAGCACCATATAGATTCATCCGAAAAAGTGATACTCAATCTTGGTGTGAAAATCGCTGGGAAAATTCTTGGTGAAAAACTGGCTGCTGATGAAGGTTTCCTTCCACTGGTGAAAAGAGCCCTGAAAAACGCAAGGGATTATAGGGACATTCAACTGCATGTCCACCCAGATCACTACCAGGAATTGCTTGCTCATAAAGATGAATTGATTGCCATTTTTCCAAAAGAAATTGTTTTCTATATATATCCAGATGATGAACTGGATGAGACTGCATGTTTGATTGAATCAGAGAATGGCAGGATAGACGCTTGCATGGACAGCCAGTTGGAGGAAATCAAGACCAAGCTTTTTGAGATTCTGGAGAGTGAACAATAGTGAAGGCTGAGGATTTATTGCACCATGTCGACTCATTGGATAGCTTTAAACGTTATGGCCGGGTTAAGAGGGTAGTCGGCCTGATGATCGAATCACAGGGACCAGAAAGTTCAATTGGAGACGTCTGCTTCATCCATGTAGGCACAAAGAAAAAACGGAAGATCCAGGCCGAGGTAGTAGGTTTTAAAGATGAAAGTGTCATTCTAATGCCTTATACATCTCTTCATGATATCTCACCTGGAAGTCTAGTGGAAACGACGATGAAACCGCTTGAGATAAAAGCAGGACCAGGATTGATTGGAAAAATTGTAGATTCTCTTGGAGTCCCATTGGATCAAACAAGTCTTCCAAAAGGGCTGGCATCCGTACCTACCGAACAGGATCCTCCCAACCCTATGAGCAGGCCGCCAATCTCGGAGCCGATTGAAGTCGGGGTAAGGATGATTGATAGCCTGCTGACAGTTGGCAACGGTCAGCGAGTTGGGATTTTTGCAGGAAGCGGTGTTGGGAAAAGTACTTTGCTTGGAATGATTGCCAGAAACACCACAGCAGATTTGAATGTCATCGGACTGATTGGAGAACGCGGACGTGAAGTAAGGGAATTCATAGAGAGAGATTTAGGTCCTGAAGGTTTAAAGCGGTCGATTGTCGTGGTCGCAACTTCAGACCAGCCGGCACTGATGCGGATCAAAGGGGCGTATACAGCAACTGCCATCGCAGAATATTTTCGTGATAAGGGCTTGAATGTCATGCTCATGATGGATTCTGTAACCAGGGTCGCCATGGCACAGCGTGAAGTAGGCCTTGCGGTTGGCGAACCTCCAACCACGAAAGGGTATACTCCCTCGGTGTTCGCGATTCTTTCAAGACTTCTCGAAAGAACTGGTACAAATGAATTCGGATCGATTACAGGATTTTATACTGTCCTCGTTGATGGGGACGACATGAATGAACCGATTGCGGACACAGTTCGGGGAATCCTTGATGGCCACTTTGTATTGGACAGGGATTTAGCCAACAAAGGCCAGTACCCTGCAGTGAATGTTTTGAAAAGCATCAGCAGGATCATGAACAATATTGTCAGTGATGAGCATGTCAAGGCGGCAGAGAGATTGAGGGAACTGCTAAGCACTTATATTAACTCCGAGGATTTGATCAATATTGGAGCTTATAAGAAAGGCACATCTCCGGAAATCGATGAAGCTATAATGAGATATCCACTTATACTTGATTTTTTGAAGCAGGGTACCAATGAAAAGGTCTCGATCAATGAAAGTGTAGAGGCCCTATTGAAGCTAGTAAGGAAAGGTTGATCGTTTCATGCGTTATCAATACAAATTTGATAAGATCCTTTCGCTCAAGTCGAGAGAAATGGACGAGGCACAAGTCGTTTATCAGGATTCAGTCAAGAAATTCGAAGATGCAGCTGAAAGACTCTATCATCTCTTAAAGAAAAAAGAGGACCTCGAGAGCTTTCAGTCTGATCGCCTTCTCGGGGGATTGCCGGTACAGGAAATTAGACACCACCAACAATTTATCGGCAATCTGGAAAAATCAATCGCCCATTATCAAAAAATTGTTATGAACGCGAGAAATATAATGAACTTTCAACAAATTCAGCTAATGGAAAAAAATATCGAAGTGAAGAAATATGAAAAAATTAAAGAGAAAGACCATCTCCAGTTTCTTGCGAATGAAAAGTATGCAGAGAGCAGGTTGATGGACGAAGTCTCGATTCAGCAATACATGAACCGGGAAATTAGGTGATCGAATGGCGCAGAGTATGGAAGAAAAAGAAAGTCAGCATGAAAGTAAGT
The nucleotide sequence above comes from Mesobacillus jeotgali. Encoded proteins:
- the flgC gene encoding flagellar basal body rod protein FlgC, whose product is MTIFHSMNTTSSALTAQRLRMDVISSNMANVDSTRGVNGEPYRRKMVVMQPNEGSFSSFLNKAMGRTDGSGAGNGVKVTKIIEDRENPLKMVYDPEHPDADADGYVAYPNVDPLREMVDLISATRSYEANVTVFNASKGMMMKALEIGK
- the fliE gene encoding flagellar hook-basal body complex protein FliE; translation: MNSAGINSVTQMVKPFETKGSTPTSTPYEAQKSFSSVLKQSIENLNKTQLQSDVLTEKLARGENVDLHQVMISSQKASITLQATMEVRNKVIEAYQEIMRMQV
- the flgB gene encoding flagellar basal body rod protein FlgB translates to MKLFSNTVSTLEHALNYSSAKQKVISQNIANVDTPNYKAKDVSFKAVFQEVMGQSFQAHRSDSRHYDFSSRPNRMPGIINKPNINYNENGNSVDLDKEMADMATNQIYYNALTERINGKFNSLQSVIRGGK
- the fliG gene encoding flagellar motor switch protein FliG; its protein translation is MRKDQKELTGKQKAAILLISLGPDVSASVYKHLSEEEIEKLTLEISGVKKVDSSAKEEILEEFHHIALAQDYITQGGIGYAKTVLEKALGTDQAAVIINRLTSSLQVRPFDFARKADAGQILNFIQNEHPQTIALILSYLDSAQAGQILSELPQEVQADIARRIAVMDSTSPEIINEVEQILERKLSATVTQDYTQTGGIEAVVDVLNGVDRATERTILDALEIQDPELAEEIKKRMFVFEDIVTLDNRAIQRVIRDCENEDLMLALKVSSDEVKEIVFKNMSKRMVETFQDEMEYMGPVRLRDVEEAQSRIVAIIRRLEEAGEIVIARGGGDDIIV
- the fliH gene encoding flagellar assembly protein FliH, producing the protein MISLSRLIKSQFTTAMPAEKKVISIRMLETTGESEVSHVFTHTEAEKNRILDNAVKEANRIVSQAVEEADYIRQQIELEKQQWEQQKNLLAEEARQSGYEQGFQEGRNRGYGEYRQTIMFAQETVEAAKRDYQHHIDSSEKVILNLGVKIAGKILGEKLAADEGFLPLVKRALKNARDYRDIQLHVHPDHYQELLAHKDELIAIFPKEIVFYIYPDDELDETACLIESENGRIDACMDSQLEEIKTKLFEILESEQ
- the fliI gene encoding flagellar protein export ATPase FliI: MKAEDLLHHVDSLDSFKRYGRVKRVVGLMIESQGPESSIGDVCFIHVGTKKKRKIQAEVVGFKDESVILMPYTSLHDISPGSLVETTMKPLEIKAGPGLIGKIVDSLGVPLDQTSLPKGLASVPTEQDPPNPMSRPPISEPIEVGVRMIDSLLTVGNGQRVGIFAGSGVGKSTLLGMIARNTTADLNVIGLIGERGREVREFIERDLGPEGLKRSIVVVATSDQPALMRIKGAYTATAIAEYFRDKGLNVMLMMDSVTRVAMAQREVGLAVGEPPTTKGYTPSVFAILSRLLERTGTNEFGSITGFYTVLVDGDDMNEPIADTVRGILDGHFVLDRDLANKGQYPAVNVLKSISRIMNNIVSDEHVKAAERLRELLSTYINSEDLINIGAYKKGTSPEIDEAIMRYPLILDFLKQGTNEKVSINESVEALLKLVRKG
- the fliF gene encoding flagellar basal-body MS-ring/collar protein FliF, which codes for MKETVQKYLHTMKDFWQGRTRKQKISLGASVLFILTVAGLTAFFTTRTSLVPLYSNLSPAETGTIKESLDARGIESEITDGGKTIMVPEQSVDNLKVELAAEGIPKSGSIDYSFFSQNAGMGMTDNEFGVLKLEAMQTELANLMKGIEGVNDAKVMINLPEKGIFVTDDAQPASASIVLNTSPGYQFKEEQITALYHLAAKSVPNLPTDNIVIMNQFFEYFDLKNEKNSSGATFASQHEIKQEIERDVQRQVQNMLGTLMGHEKVVVSVTADIDFTQENREENLVEPVDKENMEGIAISAQRITETFTGNADQAGGIPEGGNPGETTGSQYLEGANGNGDYERVEETINNEVSRIRKEITESPYKVRDLGIQVMVEPPTPDDPNSLPQERVEDITRILGTIVRTTIDKEALGTELTDELVEDKVVVSVQPFNGKVTFEKNTVEKLPWWVYLVGGLLLAAIVVLLLLFLKSRKNNVEEEEYVMEEKYEPIRVPDVNKEFETESSMKKKQLEKMAKEKPEDFAKLLRTWISED
- the fliJ gene encoding flagellar export protein FliJ gives rise to the protein MRYQYKFDKILSLKSREMDEAQVVYQDSVKKFEDAAERLYHLLKKKEDLESFQSDRLLGGLPVQEIRHHQQFIGNLEKSIAHYQKIVMNARNIMNFQQIQLMEKNIEVKKYEKIKEKDHLQFLANEKYAESRLMDEVSIQQYMNREIR